The Oncorhynchus keta strain PuntledgeMale-10-30-2019 unplaced genomic scaffold, Oket_V2 Un_scaffold_1004_pilon_pilon, whole genome shotgun sequence DNA window tgtcatctacaaaattgcttccaacactctactcagcaaactggatgcagtctatcacagtgccatccattttttttaacaaagccccttataccacccacccacgacctgtatgctctagtcggctggccctcccTACATATTAGGCACCAGACCCAgtggctccagatcatctataagtctatgctaggtaaagctccgccttatctcagctcactggtcacgataacaacacccacccgtagtccagcaggtatatctcactggtcatccccaaagccaacacctcctttggccgcctttccttccagttctctgctgccagttaCTGGAACGTATATCGCTGATGCTGGAGaattatatttccctcactaactttaaacatcagctatctgagcagctaaccgatcgctgcagctgtacatagtctatctgtaaatagcccacccaatctacctacctcatccccatgctgtttttatttgatttgattttctgctcttttgcacaccagtatttctacttgcacatcatctgctcatttatcactccagtgttaatctgctaaattgtaattactttgctactatggcctatttattgcctacctcctcacgccatttgcacacactgtatatagacttaatttagtttctattgtgttattgactgtatgcttgtttattccatgtgtaaaccctgtgtttgtgttgcactgctttgctttatcttggcctcttggccaggccgcagttgtaaatgagaacttgttctcaacttgcttacctggttaaataaaggtaaaataaaattttaaaaagaaCAAAACCTTCATTCTTGTGATACTGGTATTTGGAATATTGTGCTAAAACATACATTTGaatgaatcaaatgtatttgatATGTGTGTCGGGGCAGAGGTAacacgtcctctctcctcctctccctcagctgTCTGAGTCATATGGTCATTGTTATGAGATGTGGCTAGGGTcaaagggtctgtctctctctccgttccaCATCCGCTGGCAGACCTCCCTCTTCAACCGCCTCTTCTCACGCTGCGCTCGCATCAACCCACACGCCCTCTACCTCTGGTAAGACCTGACCTCTGATCCTTGACCTCTGATCCTTGGCCTCTAAccctcacacacactacatatgaTAAGACCTGACCCTTAACCCTCATGCCCTATACCTCTCTGGTAATCCCTGACCCCTCTTAACCCTAATTCCCTCGGTTCCTGGTtccacaattgtgtgtgtgtgtgtgtgtgtgtgtgtgtgtgtgtgtgtgtgtgtgtgtgtgtgtgtgtgtgtgtgtgtgtgtgtgtgtgtgtgtgtgtgtgtgtgtgtgtgtgtgtgtgtgtgtgtgtgtaggtttacCAGTGGTCTAGTGTTTGGGCTGGTGTCTATGTGCGGTTCGGTGGTGCTGCTAATTAGAACCCTGCAGCAGACTGTCCATCAGATGACATCAGACCACCCTCAGGGAGCCAATCAACAAACACTACAGGTGGTGGTACGTacaaagaatgtgtgtgtgtctgtgtttgtgtgtgtctgtgtactgactgctgtgtgtgtgcaggtCCCAGGTATAAAcctgccagtcagccagctggcCTACTTCTTCTCTGCTTTGCTGGTCAGTGGGGTAATACACGAACTGGGCCATGCCGTGGCAGCAATAAGGTAAGatgtatctcacacacacacacacacacacacacacacacacacacacacacacacacacacacacacacacacacacacacacacacacacacacacacactaactagaCGATGCTGTAACTGAACTGAGTCACTAACTGGACCATGCTGTAACTGAACTGAGTCACTAACTGGACCATGCTGTATCTGAACTGAGTCACTAACTGGACCATGCTGTATCTGAACTGAGTCACTAACTGGACCATGCTGTATCTGAACTGAGTCACTAACTGGACCATGCTGTAACTGAACTGAGTCACTAACTGGACCATGCTGTATCTGAACTGAGTCACTAACTGGACCATGCTGTAACTGAACTGAGTCACTAACTGGACCATGCTGTATCTGAACTGAGTCAATAACTGGACCATGCTGTAACTGAACTGAGACACTAACTGGACCATGCTGTAACTGAACTGAGACACTAACTGGACCATGCTGTATCTGAACTGAGTCACTAACTGGACCATGCTGTATCTGAACTGAGTCACTAACTGGACCATGCTGTATCTGAACTGAGTCACTAACTGGACCATGCTGTAACTGAACTGAGTCACTAACTGGACCATGCTGTAACTGAACTGAGTCACTAACTGGACCATGCTGTAACTGAACTGAGTCACTAACTGGACCATGCTGTAACTGAACTGAGTCACTAACTGGACCATGCTGTAACTGAACTGAGTCACTAACTGGACCATGCTGTATCTGAACTGAGTCACTAACTGGACCATGCTGTAACTGAACTGAGTCACTAACTGGACCATGCTGTATCTGAACTGAGTCACTAACTGGACCATGCTGTATCTGAACTGAGTCACTAACTGGACCATGCTGTATCTGAACTGAGTCACTAACTGGACCATGCTGTATCTGAACTGAGTCACTAACTGGACCATGCTGTATCTGAACTGAGTCACTAACTGGACCATGCTGTATCTGAACTGAGTCACTAACTGGACCATGCTGTATCTGAACTGAGTCACTAACTGGACCATGCTGTAACTGACCTGAGTCACTAACTGGACCATGCTGTAACTGAACTGAGTCACTAACTGGACCATGCTGTAACTGAACTGAGTCACTAACTGGACCATGCTGTAACCGAACTGAGTCACTAACTGGACCATGCTGTAACCGAACTGAGTCACTAACTGGACCATGCTGTATCTGAACTGAGTCACTAACTGGACCATGCTGTAACTGAACTGAGTCACTAACTGGACCATGCTGTAACCGAACTGAGTCACTAACTGGACCATGCTGTAACTGAACTGAGTCACTAACTGGACCATGCTGTATCTGAACTGAGTCACTAACTGGACCATGCTGTAACTGAACTGAGTCACTAACTGGACCATGCTGTAACTGAACTGAGTCACTAACTGGACCATGCTGTAACTGAACTGAGTCACTAACTGGACCATGCTGTAACTGAACTGAGACACTAACTGGACCATGCTGTAACTGAACTGAGTCACTAACTGGACCATGCTGTAACTGAACTGAGTCAGTAACTGGACCATGCTGTAACTGAACTGAGTCAGTAACTGGACCATGCTGTATCTGAACTGAGTCACTAACTGGACCATGCTGTAACTGAACTGAGTCACTAACTGGACCATGCTGTAACTGAACTGAGTCACTAACTGGACCATGCTGTAACTGAACTGAGTCACTAACTGGACCATGCTGTAACTGAACTGAGTCACTAACTGGACCATGCTGTATCTGAACTGAGTCACTAACTGGACCATGCTGTATCTGAACTGAGTCACTAACTGGACCATGCTGTAACTGAACTGAGTCACTAACTGGACCATGCTGTATCTGAACTGAGACACTAACTAGACGATGCTGTAACTGAACTGAGTCACTAACTAGACGATGCTGTAACTGAACTGAGTCATTAACTAGACGATGCTGTAACTGAACTGAGTCACTAACTGGACCATGCTGTATCTGAACTGAGTCACTAACTAGACGATGCTGTAACTGAACTGAGACACTAACTAGACGATGCTGTAACTGAACTGAGTCACTAACTAGACGATGCTGTAACTGAACTGAGTCACTAACTGGACCATGCTGTATCTGAACTGAGTCACTAACTGGACCATGCTGTATCTGAACTGAGTCACTAACTGGACCATGCTGTATCTGAACTGAGTCACTAACTGGACCATGCTGTATCTGAACTGAGTCACTAACTGGACCATGCTGTATCTGAACTGAGTCACTAACTGGACCATGCTGTATCTGAACTGAGTCACTAACTGGACCATGCTGTATCTGAACTGAGTCACTAACTGGACCATGCTGTAACTGAACTGAGTCACTAACTGGACCATGCTGTAACTGAACTGAGTCACTAACTGGACCATGCTGTATCTGAACTGAGTCACTAACTAGACGATGCTGTAACTGAACTGAGACACTAACTAGACGATGCTGTAACTGAACTGAGACACTAACTGGACCATGCTGTATCTGAACTGAGTCACTAACTAGACGATGCTGTAACTGAACTGAGTCACTAACTGGACCATGCTGTATCTGAACTGAGTCACTAACTGGACCATGCTGTAACTGAACTGAGTCACTAACTGGACCATGCTGTAACTGAACTGAGTCACTAACTGGACCATGCTGTAACTGAACTGAGACACTAACTGGACCATGCTGTAACTGAACTGAGTCACTAACTGGACCATGCTGTAACTGAACTGAGTCAGTAACTGGACCATGCTGTAACTGAACTGAGACACTAACTGGACCATGCTGTAACTGAACTGAGTCACTAACTGGACCATGCTGTAACTGAACTGAGTCACTAACTGGACCATGCTGTAACTGAACTGAGACACTAACTGGACCATGCTGTAACTGAACTGAGTCACTAACTGGACCATGCTGTAACTGAACTGAGTCACTAACTGGACCATGCTGTAACTGAACTGAGTCAGTAACTGGACCATGCTGTAACTGAACTGAGTCACTAACTGGACCATGCTGTATCTGAACTGAGTCACTAACTGGACCATGCTGTAACTGAACTGAGTCACTAACTGGACCATGCTGTAACTGAACTGAGTCACTAACTGGACCATGCTGTAACTGAACTGAGTCACTAACTGGACCATGCTGTAACTGAACTGAGTCACTAACTGGACCATGCTGTATCTGAACTGAGTCACTAACTGGACCATGCTGTATCTGAACTGAGTCACTAACTGGACCATGCTGTAACTGAACTGAGTCACTAACTGGACCATGCTGTATCTGAACTGAGACACTAACTAGACGATGCTGTAACTGAACTGAGTCACTAACTAGACGATGCTGTAACTGAACTGAGTCATTAACTAGACGATGCTGTAACTGAACTGAGTCACTAACTGGACCATGCTGTATCTGAACTGAGTCACTAACTAGACAATGCTGTAACTGAACTGAGACACTAACTAGACATGCTGTAACTGAACTGAGTCACTAACTAGACGATGCTGTAACTGAACTGAGTCACTAACTGGACCATGCTGTATCTGAACTGAGTCACTAACTGGACCATGCTGTATCTGAACTGAGTCACTAACTGGACCATGCTGTATCTGAACTGAGTCACTAACTGGACCATGCTGTATCTGAACTGAGTCACTAACTGGACCATGCTGTATCTGAACTGAGTCACTAACTGGACCATGCTGTATCTGAACTGAGTCACTAACTGGACCATGCTGTATCTGAACTGAGTCACTAACTGGACCATGCTGTAACTGAACTGAGTCACTAACTGGACCATGCTGTATCTGAACTGAGTCACTAACTAGACGATGCTGTAACTGAACTGAGACACTAACTAGACGATGCTGTAACTGAACTGAGACACTAACTAGACGATGCTGTAACTGAACTGAGTCACTAACTGGACCATGCTGTATCTGAACTGAGTCACTAACTAGACGATGCTGTAACTGAACTGAGTCACTAACTGGACCATGCTGTATCTGAACTGAGTCACTAACTGGACCATGCTGTAACTGAACTGAGTCACTAACTGGACCATGCTGTAACTGAACTGAGTCACTAACTGGACCATGCTGTAACTGAACTGAGACACTAACTGGACCATGCTGTAACTGAACTGAGTCACTAACTGGACCATGCTGTAACTGAACTGAGTCAGTAACTGGACCATGCTGTAACTGAACTGAGACACTAACTGGACCATGCTGTAACTGAACTGAGTCACTAACTGGACCATGCTGTAACTGAACTGAGTCACTAACTGGACCATGCTGTAACTGAACTGAGACACTAACTGGACCATGCTGTAACTGAACTGAGTCACTAACTGGACCATGCTGTAACTGAACTGAGACACTAACTGGACCATGCTGTATCTGACCTGAGATAAAAACAAATATGCACCAGACTACAAGGATTAAGTTAATTTGAGATTAAAGTCCATTTTACACCCCATCACTTCACATAGCAAATATGTGTTTaagtttaatatatatatataatatatttaatatatgtatatattttttgcgATTTAACTTTGACCTACTACAACCAGCGATTCACTTCCTCATCGTCGTTGTGTAGTACGGGAGCTCTGGGGaaaaaaaatacacaaaataCCTCCTTTTAGAAATGGAAACGTTCTCAGTATTGTGATGCAAGTttttagatgttgtacacatgaaaAAATGGAACCTTTAaaatagaatgtgtgtgtgtgtgtgtgtgtgtgtgtgtgtgtgtgtgtgtgtgtgtgtgtgtgtgtgtgtgtgtgtgtgtgtgtgtgtgtgtgtgtgtgtggtgtgtagggaGCAGGTACGTGTGAATGGTTTCGGTGTGTTTGTGTTCGTGGTGTATCCCGGAGCTTTCGTAGATCTCTTCACCACACACCTCAACCTCATCTCACCTGCCCAACAGCTACGCATCTTCTGTGCAGGTAAGATTCtcacacattcagacacacatcTCAACTAAGAGAGCGTGTGTACTATTAGGTCCTCTAACCAGAACATCGTCCGTTGTTTTCTGTTCATGTTGAATCAAATCTGTTCAACCACTTGGCAGGTGATCACTAAGATACCACTCTCTAACGGTGAACATGTTTTAACTAACCATCTTCAAAActcgcctctctctgtctctctctctgtctctctctctctctctctctctctctctctctctctctctctctctctctctctctctctctctctctctctctctctctctctctctctctctctctctctctctgtctctctctctctctctctctctctctctctgtgtctctgtctctctctctgtgtctctgtctctctctctaggggtGTGGCATAACTTTGTGCTGTGTGTAGCAGCATTGTGTTTCCTCTTCCTGTTGCCTgtcttcctgtttcctgtttacTACACTGGGGCTGGAGCCCTCGTCACCGAGGTGGTGCAGGTTAGTGTGGGACAGTAGTGTGAAGAGCTGAATTGATACGATAATGATGAATAGAACGCTAAGTTTCTAACATGAATGTGCACCACCGTTTTTATTTTCCTTTGAACTACTACGACTGAAGCCATCATTTGTCCCATTAACAATCCCCCAGATTAACAAACGTATTTCATTTCAAACTTGacatttctctagtataggctACTTATAATGAAGGATATCAGCTAAATTCCCGTGTCGATCATTTGTTTattgtcccagctctagtgtgtttgtgtgaacacACTGGTTTATCCCTCTTGTAAGGTAACGATCTAGTGTttgttaactgtgtgtgtgtgtgtgtgtgtgtgtgtgtgtgtgtgtgtgtgtgtgtgtgtgtgtgtgtgtgtgtgtgtgtgtgtgtgtgtgtgtgtgtgtgtgtgtgtgtgtgtgtgtgtgtgtgtgtgtgtgtgtgtgtgtgtgtgtgtcagggctctCCTGCAGACGGTCCTAGAGGTCTGTCAATAGGTGACATGGTGACCGGGCTGGAGGATTGTGATGTCAGAACAGTAGAGGACTGGAACTCCTGTCTCACAATCCACACTCACACACCTCAGACTGGATACTGTGTCCCAACACACACCCTGCAACCCAGCTGGGCCCATGGtcgaggtacacacacaccaatgttaCTAAtgcttcactctctcctctcgctctctcctcttcctctctttgtctctgtcccctccctctctccctgtagtttACAGGAGATTGGATACTTCTATAGAATGCTGCAGTAACAACAGTCTGATCTCTCCCTGTAGTTTACAGGAGGTTGGATACTTCTATAGAATGCTGCAGTAACAACAGTCTGATCTCTCCCTGTAGTTTACAGGAGATTGGATACTTCTATAGAATGCTGCAGTAACAACAGTCTGATCTCTCCCTGTAGTTTACAGGAGATTGGATACTTCTATAGAATGCTGCAGTAACAACAGTCTGATCTCTCCCTGTAGTTTACAGGAGATTGGATACTTCTATAGAATGCTGCAGTAACAACAGTCTGATCTCTCCCTGTAGTTTACAGGAGGTTGGATACTTCTATAGAATGCTGCAGTAACAACAGTCTGATCTCTCCCTGTAGTTTACAGGAGATTGGATACTTCTATAGAATGCTGCAGTAACAACAGTCTGATCTCTCCTGTAGTTTACAGGAGGTTGGATACTTCTATAGAATGCTGCAGTAACAACAGTCTGATCTCTCCTGTAGTTTACAGGAGGTTGGATACTTCTATAGAATGCTGCAGTAACAACAGTCTGATCTCTCCCTGTAGTTTACAGGAGGTTGGATACTTCTATAGAATGCTGCAGTAACAACAGTCTGATCTCTCCCTGTAGTTTACAGGAGGTTGGATACTTCTATAGAATGCTGCAGTAACAACAGTCTGATCTCTCCCTGTAGTTTACAGGAGGTTGGATACTTCTATAGAATGCTGCAGTAACAACAGTCTGATCTCTCCCTGTAGTTTACAGGAGGTTGGATACTTCTATAGAATGCTGCAGTAACAACAGTCTGATCTCTCCCTGTAGTTTACAGGAGGTTGGATACTTCTATAGAATGCTGCAGTAACAACAGTCTGATCTCTCCCTGTAGTTTACAGGAGATTGGATACTTCTATAGAATGCTGCAGTAACAACAGTCTGATCTCTCCCTGTAGTTTACAGGAGATTGGATACTTCTATAGAATGCTGCAGTAACAACAGTCTGATCTCTCCCTGTAGTTTACAGGAGATTGGATACTTCTATAGAATGCTGCAGTAACAACAGTCTGATCTCTCCCTGTAGTTTACAGGAGGTTGGATACTTCTATAGAATGCTGCAGTAACAACAGTCTGATCTCTCCCTGTAGTTTACAGGAGATTGGATACTTCTATAGAATGCTGCAGTAACAACAGTCTGATCTCTCCCTGTAGTTTACAGGAGGTTGGATACTTCTATAGAATGCTGCAGTAACAACAGTCTGATCTCTCCCTGTAGTTTACAGGAGGTTGGATACTTCTATAGAATGCTGCAGTAACAACAGTCTGATCTCTCCCTGTAGTTTACAGGAGGTTGGATACTTCTATAGAATGCTGCAGTAACAACAGTCTGATCTCTCCCTGTAGTTTACAGGAGGTTGGATACTTCTATAGAATGCTGCAGTAACAACAGTCTGATCTCTCCCTGTAGTTTACAGGAGGTTGGATACTTCTATAGAATGCTGCAGTAACAACAGTCTGATCTCTCCCTGTAGTTTACAGGAGGTTGGATACTTCTATAGAATGCTGCAGTAACAACAGTCTGATCTCTCCCTGTAGTTTACAGGAGTTTGGATACTTCTATAGAATGCTGCAGTAACAACCGTCTGACTGATCTCTCCCTGTAGTTTACAGGAGATTGGATACTTCTATAGAATGCTGCAGCAACAACAGTCTGACTGATCTTTGCTTCTCCTACACCAAACTACAGGAGAAGGAGGTGagccacacaaacagacacacacagggctgaccccatttagttgaCTCGTCGATTGTTTGGTTGATAGCCTGTTTCTCGAGCGGTCGCAAATATATGTGACACCAGTTTGAGCCGTTCCCCTCTCAGTAGACAAATCCTTTGAGGAGACTGCAGGTATGGTACAGTCCAATAGGAACGGGATTAAGACTCAGAAGGCGGGGCTCCAGAATGCACGTTCTCCCGCCAATTCGTGCTCATTCATTATTTCAtaacttcattgtgtgaattgtttacCTTTTGATTGGTAGTCTATCAATTCTccattacatacactgagtgtacaaaacattatgaaacactgctttttccatgacagactgaccaggtgaaatctatgatcccttattgatgtcacttgttaaatccatttcaatcagtggagatgaacgggaggaggcaggttaaataaggatttttaagcttagagataattgagacatggattgtgtatgtgtgtcattcagaggatgaatgggcaagactaaatattgaagtgccttagAATGCTGCGGTAACCCCTACAGAGGGGTTAAAGTCCCGTCCCTGCTACGGTTTTCTGTCATTAGGATTCTGGAGAGGTCGTTTTTGTAGATCCGCAATGAAATCCAAATCCATTCCTTGCTGCTAAAGTtgccgttgtgcccttgggcAGAATATAATAATATCATTCCCTTCTCCCGGCTGTTACAGGttttggtttttccatttatgttttgaggtttGACCTTTAGCACACCGATTGTTGTCACCTCATTAGTCAGTAaatgtgctggcttgtccatctctttagtcagtaggtgtttcacctgtgctacCACAGGTTTCTATtggctggcccagtgctccagtttccttgagagaggtggagggtcaACATCTTTAGTTGGCTCCTATTTGATTTCTAGAAAAACAATCCTATATCTGATCTTCCCTGTTTTTTGTTTTGCTCCACCTTCttggtttgcttcctgtctttaagtTGGTTTGGGTTATTCTTTTGTTTGTCTCGTAGTGGGCAAATTTAGTgggctcatggtgggtgtcttaaGTTCCAGTTGTTGCTACTAGTCAACTgtatgagtgtctttcagaacccctcctagaACCCCTCCTAGAACCCCACCTAGAACCCCACCTAGAACCCCTCCTTGAACCCCACCTAGAACCCCACCGAGAACCCCTCCTTGAACCCCTCCTAGAACCCCACCTAGAACCCCTCCTAGAACCCCTCCTAGAACCCCTCCTTGAACCCCTCCTTGAACCCCTCCTTGAACCCCACCTAGAACCCCTCCTAGAACCCCTCCTAGAACCCTTTCTAGAACCCCTCCTAGAACCCCTCCTAGAACCCCTCCTAGAACCCCACCTAGAACCCCCCCCCTAGAACCCCACCTAGAACCCCTCCTAGAACCCCTCCTAGAACCCCACCTAGAACCCCTCCTAGAGGGAGGATACCCAATAGAGGGAGGATACCCCATAGAGGGAGGATGATGGAAAGGGTCCTATGGGTGGTAGAGTATACCCcatagagggaggaggatggaaagGGTCCTATGGGTGGTAGAGTATACCCCATAGAGGGAGGATGATGGAAAGGGTCCTATGGGTGGTAGAGTATACCCcatagagggaggaggatggaaagGGTCCTATGGGTGGTAGAGTATACCCCATAGAGGGAGGATGATGGAAAGGGTCCTATGGGTGGTAGAGTATACCCCATAGAGGGAGGATGATGGAAAGGGTCCTATGGGTGGTAGAGTATACCCCATAGAGGGAGGATGATGGAAAGGGTCCTATGGGTGGTAGAGTATACCCcatagagggaggaggatggaaagGGTCCTATGGGTGGTAGAGTATACCCCATAGAGGGAGGATGATGGAAAGGGTCCTATGGGTGGTAGAGTATACCCCATAGAGGGAGGATGATGGAAAGGGTCCTATGGGTGGTAGAGTATACCCCATAGAGGGAGGATGATGAAAAGGGTCCTATGGGTGGTAGAGTATACCCCATAGAGGGAGGATGATGGAAAGGGTCCTATGGGTGGTAGAGTATACCCCATAGAGGGAGGATGATGGAAAGGGTCCTATGGGTGGTAGAGTATACCCCATAGAGGGAGGATGATGGAAAGGGTCCTATGGGTGGTAGAGTATACCCCATAGAGGGAGGATGATGGAAAGGGTCCTATGGGTGGTAGAGTATACCCCATAGAGGGAGGATGATGAAAAGAGTCCTATGGGTGGTAGAGTATACCCCATAGAGGGAGGATGATGGAAAGGGTCCTATGGGTGGTAGAGTATACCCCATAGAGGGAGGATGATGGAAAGGGTCCTATGGGTGGTAGAGTATACCCCATAGAGGGAGGATGATGGAAAGGGTCCTATGGGTGGTAGAGTATACCCCATAGAGGGAGGATGATGGAAAGGGTCCTATGGGTGGTAGAGTATACCCCATAGAGGGAGGATGATGGAAAGGGTCCTATGGGTGGTAGAGTATACCCCATAGAGGGAGGATGATGGAAAGGGTCCTATGGGTGGTAGAGTATACCCCATAGAGGGAGGATGATGAAAAGAGTCCTATGGGTGGTAGAGTATACCCCATAGAGGGAGGATGATGGAAAGGGTCCTATGGGTGGTAGAGTATACCCcatagagggaggaggatggaaagGGTCCTATGGGTGGTAGAGTATACCCCATAGAGGGAGGATGATGGAAAGGGTCCTATGGGTGGTAGAGTATACCCCATAGAGGGAGGATGATGGAAAGGGTCCTATGGGTGGTAGAGTATACCCCATAGAGGGAGGATGATGGAAAGGGTCCTATGGGTGGTAGAGTATACCCCATAGAGGGAGGATGATGGAAAGGGTCCTATGGGTGGTAGAGTATACCTCATAGAGGGAGGATGATGGAAAGGGTCCTATGGGTGGTAGAGTATACCCcatagagggaggaggatggaaagGGTCCTATGGGTGGTAGAGTATACCTCatcggaaccgttccgtattttatgtaacgggtggcatccataagtctacatattcctgttacattgcacaaccttcaatgttatgtcataattatgtaaaattctggcaaattagttcgtaAAGAGCCAgttggcccaaactgctgcatataccctgactgcgtgcaatgaatgcaagagaagtgacacaattttcctagttaatattgcctgctaacatgaatttcttttaactaaatatgcaggtttaaaaaatatatacttcttctgattttaagaaaggcattggatgtttatggttaggtacattcgtgcaacgattgtgcttttttcacgGACGCTcctttgttaaatcatcacccgtttggcgaagttgaagtaggctgtgattcgatgataaaataacaggcaccgcattgattatatgcaacgcaggacaagctagttaacctagtaatttcatcaactatgtgtagttaactagtgaatatgtattgttttttataagaaaagtttaatgctagctggcaacttaccttggctccttgctgcactcgcgtatcaggtggtcagcctgcctccttgctgcactcgcgtatcaggtggtcagcctgccacgcagcttggctccttgctgcactcgcgtatcaggtggtcagcctgccatgcagcttggctccttgctgcactcgcgtatcaGGCGTATCAGGTGtatcaggtggtcagcctgccacgcagcttggctccttgctgcactcgcgtatcaGGCGtatcaggtggtcagcctgccatggagcttggctccttgctgcactcgcgtatcaGGCGtatcaggtggtcagcctgccatgcagcttggctccttgctgcactcgcgtatcaGGCGtatc harbors:
- the mbtps2 gene encoding membrane-bound transcription factor site-2 protease isoform X3: MIPVPLVVCVLCVWCFVYLTDVLLKLSESYGHCYEMWLGSKGLSLSPFHIRWQTSLFNRLFSRCARINPHALYLWFTSGLVFGLVSMCGSVVLLIRTLQQTVHQMTSDHPQGANQQTLQVPGINLPVSQLAYFFSALLVSGVIHELGHAVAAIREQVRVNGFGVFVFVVYPGAFVDLFTTHLNLISPAQQLRIFCAGVWHNFVLCVAALCFLFLLPVFLFPVYYTGAGALVTEVVQGSPADGPRGLSIGDMVTGLEDCDVRTVEDWNSCLTIHTHTPQTGYCVPTHTLQPSWAHGRVYRRLDTSIECCSNNSLTDLCFSYTKLQEKEYACLPARKMLSGSRVCRSNADCLTHTHLDTDPDTHSPSVCVTPSLENQTRLIRLTHPPNTQMLFVGYPPHLQYAVSLTNFAPRFGFLNLDLPVVMETFCKYVVSLSGALAVVNSVPCFALDGQWMLSALLEATLVTVVTDRQHRELIGFFLLLGGSALLAANVALGLWMVTAR
- the mbtps2 gene encoding membrane-bound transcription factor site-2 protease isoform X2 gives rise to the protein MIPVPLVVCVLCVWCFVYLTDVLLKLSESYGHCYEMWLGSKGLSLSPFHIRWQTSLFNRLFSRCARINPHALYLWFTSGLVFGLVSMCGSVVLLIRTLQQTVHQMTSDHPQGANQQTLQVVVPGINLPVSQLAYFFSALLVSGVIHELGHAVAAIREQVRVNGFGVFVFVVYPGAFVDLFTTHLNLISPAQQLRIFCAGVWHNFVLCVAALCFLFLLPVFLFPVYYTGAGALVTEVVQGSPADGPRGLSIGDMVTGLEDCDVRTVEDWNSCLTIHTHTPQTGYCVPTHTLQPSWAHGRVYRRLDTSIECCSNNSLTDLCFSYTKLQEKEYACLPARKMLSGSRVCRSNADCLTHTHLDTDPDTHSPSVCVTPSLENQTRLIRLTHPPNTQMLFVGYPPHLQYAVSLTNFAPRFGFLNLDLPVVMETFCKYVVSLSGALAVVNSVPCFALDGQWMLSALLEATLVTVVTDRQHRELIGFFLLLGGSALLAANVALGLWMVTAR
- the mbtps2 gene encoding membrane-bound transcription factor site-2 protease isoform X1 produces the protein MIPVPLVVCVLCVWCFVYLTDVLLKLSESYGHCYEMWLGSKGLSLSPFHIRWQTSLFNRLFSRCARINPHALYLWFTSGLVFGLVSMCGSVVLLIRTLQQTVHQMTSDHPQGANQQTLQVVVRTKNVCVSVFVCVCVLTAVCVQVPGINLPVSQLAYFFSALLVSGVIHELGHAVAAIREQVRVNGFGVFVFVVYPGAFVDLFTTHLNLISPAQQLRIFCAGVWHNFVLCVAALCFLFLLPVFLFPVYYTGAGALVTEVVQGSPADGPRGLSIGDMVTGLEDCDVRTVEDWNSCLTIHTHTPQTGYCVPTHTLQPSWAHGRVYRRLDTSIECCSNNSLTDLCFSYTKLQEKEYACLPARKMLSGSRVCRSNADCLTHTHLDTDPDTHSPSVCVTPSLENQTRLIRLTHPPNTQMLFVGYPPHLQYAVSLTNFAPRFGFLNLDLPVVMETFCKYVVSLSGALAVVNSVPCFALDGQWMLSALLEATLVTVVTDRQHRELIGFFLLLGGSALLAANVALGLWMVTAR